Proteins encoded in a region of the Vicia villosa cultivar HV-30 ecotype Madison, WI linkage group LG5, Vvil1.0, whole genome shotgun sequence genome:
- the LOC131602224 gene encoding uncharacterized protein LOC131602224 isoform X2 yields MSLIEPGIQESWMKLYNFSLGHIPSTCYPIGMGKKGDIFFFMKEHQNDIGSYSLKNELFEDKEIEGGLGFCQIVLYKEPDYIFPFPFTTPAVRRPPAVSPRQKKQVMVFPEEEAEINKVEEEDKLQTEVESSELQTEVESLEYIHHVGDVGENPSFYLHGSFETSDPKEAEPKLYGGIENKERFGAEEVTGFSALEEVPQEVADQAIGALADVVSSDISMEVAEQELADLSVEASEEVFKGTPEQVSVGLSVERDHY; encoded by the exons ATGTCGTTGATAG AGCCGGGCATCCAAGAATCTTGGATGAAATTATATAATTTCAGCCTCGGACACATACCGAGCACTTGTTACCCAATTGGAATGGGGAAGAAAGGGGATATATTCTTCTTCATGAAAGAGCATCAAAATGATATTGGTTCCTATAGTCTTAAGAATGAGCTATTCGAAGATAAGGAAATTGAGGGAGGACTCGGATTTTGTCAAATTGTTTTGTATAAGGAACCAGACTACATCTTCCCTTTCCCTTTTACTACACCTGCTGTGAGAAGGCCTCCTGCAGTTTCCCCTCGCCAAAAGAAACAAGTCATGGTTTTTCCTGAGGAAGAAGCAGAAATTAACAAGGTTGAAGAAGAGGATAAGTTGCAGACTGAAGTAGAGAGCTCAGAGTTGCAGACTGAAGTAGAGAGCTTAGAGTATATCCATCATGTTGGGGATGTAGGTGAGAACCCAAGTTTTTATCTGCACGGCAGTTTTGAGACATCCGATCCAAAAGAAGCAG AACCTAAACTATATGGTGGAATAGAAAATAAGGAACGCTTTGGAGCCGAAGAAGTTACAGGGTTTTCTGCCCTAGAAGAAGTTCCTCAGGAAGTCGCTGACCAAGCTATTGGCGCTTTAGCTGATGTGGTCTCTAGTGACATTTCTATGGAAGTTGCGGAGCAAGAGCTTGCGGACTTGTCTGTTGAAGCATCTGAAGAAGTTTTCAAGGGGACTCCCGAACAAGTTAGCGTTGGATTGTCTGTTGAGAGAGATCATTACTGA
- the LOC131602224 gene encoding uncharacterized protein LOC131602224 isoform X1, which yields MPVRYQKFDRELFFDSTFHWWGKDDNENAFLVSFEFYSKQFITTPSPLDFLDVVDRYDVNLNMINRAVTIIMNLSGSNLFDVLLLLEPGIQESWMKLYNFSLGHIPSTCYPIGMGKKGDIFFFMKEHQNDIGSYSLKNELFEDKEIEGGLGFCQIVLYKEPDYIFPFPFTTPAVRRPPAVSPRQKKQVMVFPEEEAEINKVEEEDKLQTEVESSELQTEVESLEYIHHVGDVGENPSFYLHGSFETSDPKEAEPKLYGGIENKERFGAEEVTGFSALEEVPQEVADQAIGALADVVSSDISMEVAEQELADLSVEASEEVFKGTPEQVSVGLSVERDHY from the exons ATGCCGGTTAGATATCAAAAATTTGACCGTGAGCTTTTTTTCGACAGCACATTTCATTGGTGGGGCAAAGATGACAATGAAAATGCTTTCTTAGTTTCTTTTGAATTCTATAGTAAGCAGTTTATAACCACCCCGTCACCGTTGGACTTTTTAGATGTCGTTGATAGGTATGATGTGAATTTGAACATGATAAACAGAGCGGTGACTATTATCATGAATCTGAGTGGATCTAATCTCTTTGATGTGTTGTTATTGCTAGAGCCGGGCATCCAAGAATCTTGGATGAAATTATATAATTTCAGCCTCGGACACATACCGAGCACTTGTTACCCAATTGGAATGGGGAAGAAAGGGGATATATTCTTCTTCATGAAAGAGCATCAAAATGATATTGGTTCCTATAGTCTTAAGAATGAGCTATTCGAAGATAAGGAAATTGAGGGAGGACTCGGATTTTGTCAAATTGTTTTGTATAAGGAACCAGACTACATCTTCCCTTTCCCTTTTACTACACCTGCTGTGAGAAGGCCTCCTGCAGTTTCCCCTCGCCAAAAGAAACAAGTCATGGTTTTTCCTGAGGAAGAAGCAGAAATTAACAAGGTTGAAGAAGAGGATAAGTTGCAGACTGAAGTAGAGAGCTCAGAGTTGCAGACTGAAGTAGAGAGCTTAGAGTATATCCATCATGTTGGGGATGTAGGTGAGAACCCAAGTTTTTATCTGCACGGCAGTTTTGAGACATCCGATCCAAAAGAAGCAG AACCTAAACTATATGGTGGAATAGAAAATAAGGAACGCTTTGGAGCCGAAGAAGTTACAGGGTTTTCTGCCCTAGAAGAAGTTCCTCAGGAAGTCGCTGACCAAGCTATTGGCGCTTTAGCTGATGTGGTCTCTAGTGACATTTCTATGGAAGTTGCGGAGCAAGAGCTTGCGGACTTGTCTGTTGAAGCATCTGAAGAAGTTTTCAAGGGGACTCCCGAACAAGTTAGCGTTGGATTGTCTGTTGAGAGAGATCATTACTGA